The window CAACTGCCATAGCAGTAATTTCAAGACCAGCGAGAAGATAGTCTGCAAGATTGGTTCCATCGTTACGCGGAACCTTAACTTGTACAAAGCGATAGTTGTCCTGTTCGTTCATTTGAGATCGCTGAAGAAGCATCGGACCAGCCGTTGTTCCCACCCAAATATTATGGTCTAAGTCCTCTGCCCAGCAATGAACAGCGGTAATATCTACGTTAGAACCATCCTCATTCACAAAGCGATTATAGGCTTTGAGCTTATCATTCTTTGGGTCATAAGAGAAGAGTCCCGGCTGAATCCAGTAATCATTGCAGAACCAAAGGAGGTTACGACTGTCCAAGCGCATCTGTGACAAGCCTGAGAGTCCTACACCATCTTTCATCAATTCAGGCTTACTAAAAGATGTCATCTGCCCATCTTTCGACACACGAATTAGGTTCTCTTTCTTCGTTTGGTTATTGAGTACCCATAGACTCCCCTCTCTATCGTAAGCCAATCCGTAGACAAGTACATAATCATTACCCAGTTCTCTGCCTCTATCTATGGCTCCTTGCAGGATACTATTATCCTTGTTATAGAAGGCTACCATCTTACCAGACATGAACTCATAGAGGCCTGTTCGCGCTCCTACATACACATGGTTGCTATTGCGAGGGTCAATTGCTACCGCCTTTGTTCCTATATAAGGATAACCCGTACGAGTCGAAAGATTGTCTTCGAAGAAGTCCCAGTCATCACCCTGTAACACCTGTACAATACCCGGATTCTCCCAGTTATTTACGGTCGGATTGTAGATGCCTCCGGTACCATAAAGACGGTTATTAAGGAAGGTAGTCCATACAAAGGTGTTGCGCTTTGGACCGCCAGGATTAAGCGTTTTGGCCTGTGCCAATAGCGTTGCATCAGCTGTTCTTGGACGCTCTACATAAGTTCCTATGCTCGTCCAGTTGTTTCTATCAAGGAGATTAGCAGACAAGGCAGCACGATATAATCCGTTACTTTGGCTGGCAGCATAGATATAACCGCCCTCAATATAGCTGTAATTAACAGGGAAAGAGAGGTTATAGCTATCGCTTATCTCTGCTTTAGCAACATTGAGTTTGACAAGTCCAAAACCCGTAGAGAGGTAACAATAGGCACCAGACATATCAATACCATTGACGGTTTTGTCTGCCATTGTTGTCTTTAGATAGTAATCCGGCACATTTGTAACATTACCTCTATCGTCTAATAGGTCGATATTATTATTCGAATAGATAATAACCAAGCGACGCGCAGTCTTATTCCAAGCTATGAAACGGATATCCGTATCGCTCAAACCATTAACTTTATCGTAGGTCTTTATACTCTGATCGTTCTTGTTATAGGTATAAAGGCTATTGGAAGCAAGCACATACAACTTGTTACTTCCTTCTTCAACCCACTGTACATCACTGTAAGCAAGATAATTCTTCCATGTTCCTACACCGCCAGCAAGGGCATTACAGTAAGCTAACAAGATGAAAGCCGCAACTAAGAGATATCGTTTTATTGTCATAGAGTATTCTTTTCGTGATGAATATAATACATCAGTTTGTATACATTAAACAAGAAAATACTGGGATTATTGCCTTGAAGATGTTTCTTTATGCGTTGTCCTACAAGGAAATAAGTTGCATCAACCAGCTTTTGTAGGTGTAGTTTCTTTATTTTCTCAGCAGTTTCAAGCAGTTGGGAATAACCTTTCAGTTGGTTACGGAAGGTATATAGTGTGCGAAGAGACTGTTCTGTTTTATTCAAGAACTCACTGTTTGATTCAAAAAAATCCAGTGTTATGGGGTTATCGATATGCGTGATTGCTATATGATCCATGGCAAGTGACTTACCGAGGAGTACATCTTCATAGCCGTATTGGACGAAATTCTCATCAAAAGAATGTTCCATCATGATGTCTTTATGTGCTAAGAAGTTTGTCGTACGAAAGTGTTTTGTAGCATGACACTGCCTATCTTGCGGTGTATTCTTCTGTTCATACGCCTTCTCATAGCGGTATCTGAGGTTGTTTTTCCACCTGTTTAGGTCTCCTCCTATCCTTATCCCACCTACAACAACATTGCTTTTAGCCTGCAGATAACGACGAATAAAGTGTGAATTGTCTAATGTTAGATCTCCATCTATGAAGAGAAGCCACTCTCCTTGTGCTTGCGAAATAAGGAAATTACGGATAGCTGAACGCCCAACGTTCTGCTTTCTTGTTATATAACGGACACCTTCCAACCTCTCTATACGTAAGTTATGCTCTATATAGCTTGCCACAGAAGAGCCATCATCAGCTACAATAATCTCAAATTCAGTACCACTTTCCACGCACTGGCGCTGTAACTCTGTCACCAAAGCTTCACAATGGCAGTTATAAACAGGGAGAAGAATAGACAACATAGCAGATATTAAATAGTTATATTCTTATGTCAAACAGGCAACGCATACGCTAATTGGCTTCGAGTCGGGCCTTGTCAAACTAATAAGAGCAGCCCTTTTCAGCCGTTATTATCAGCCAATAGGCAGGATAAAGGAACTGCCTTCCACAAATTATTATCATGAAAAGAAATATTTTTCTTCATGAAAAGAAATATTTATTTTCATGAAAATAATTCGGAAAGGGTATTTATAGAAATCGAAAAGGGGGCTTTTATGGTTTTACTTTGTTAGCTCTTTCTCACTTAAAAAACCCCTTTAGCCTTTTTA is drawn from Prevotella melaninogenica and contains these coding sequences:
- a CDS encoding glycosyltransferase family 2 protein codes for the protein MLSILLPVYNCHCEALVTELQRQCVESGTEFEIIVADDGSSVASYIEHNLRIERLEGVRYITRKQNVGRSAIRNFLISQAQGEWLLFIDGDLTLDNSHFIRRYLQAKSNVVVGGIRIGGDLNRWKNNLRYRYEKAYEQKNTPQDRQCHATKHFRTTNFLAHKDIMMEHSFDENFVQYGYEDVLLGKSLAMDHIAITHIDNPITLDFFESNSEFLNKTEQSLRTLYTFRNQLKGYSQLLETAEKIKKLHLQKLVDATYFLVGQRIKKHLQGNNPSIFLFNVYKLMYYIHHEKNTL
- a CDS encoding T9SS type A sorting domain-containing protein, yielding MTIKRYLLVAAFILLAYCNALAGGVGTWKNYLAYSDVQWVEEGSNKLYVLASNSLYTYNKNDQSIKTYDKVNGLSDTDIRFIAWNKTARRLVIIYSNNNIDLLDDRGNVTNVPDYYLKTTMADKTVNGIDMSGAYCYLSTGFGLVKLNVAKAEISDSYNLSFPVNYSYIEGGYIYAASQSNGLYRAALSANLLDRNNWTSIGTYVERPRTADATLLAQAKTLNPGGPKRNTFVWTTFLNNRLYGTGGIYNPTVNNWENPGIVQVLQGDDWDFFEDNLSTRTGYPYIGTKAVAIDPRNSNHVYVGARTGLYEFMSGKMVAFYNKDNSILQGAIDRGRELGNDYVLVYGLAYDREGSLWVLNNQTKKENLIRVSKDGQMTSFSKPELMKDGVGLSGLSQMRLDSRNLLWFCNDYWIQPGLFSYDPKNDKLKAYNRFVNEDGSNVDITAVHCWAEDLDHNIWVGTTAGPMLLQRSQMNEQDNYRFVQVKVPRNDGTNLADYLLAGLEITAMAVDGGGRKWFGTKGTGVYLISADNMKQLQHFTTTNSHLLSNNIQSISINDVTGEVFFATDNGLCSYMSDATKAVDSPNDETTYAYPNPVKPGYTGPITIVGLSLNVDVKIVTTNGVLVAEGTSNGGSFVWDGKDKNGKRVASGVYMVQTADENGDNGTVCKVAVVN